One segment of Negativicutes bacterium DNA contains the following:
- a CDS encoding WG repeat-containing protein: MGQEKITLRFTEAYLFSDGYTKVKVKTDWGCIDNKGKVIVPIMYEEVKVFKNTGFAVKLNSYWGLYNTTGTLVTPIEYDDLKFIDNLILAEKNGKWLYLDENGSPLFGETYDKIEYFSEDLAPVKQGAYWGFINREGKVVIDFVYDYAYNFAYGLATVKKNDFWGIINKAGAVVVPFSYKSDFIIPFNHKMISVYEDNKHFFINVENNLKYEQYDNCKKVFENLAAVSSAGKWGFINIDGEEVIKCQYDEVSFFNQGLASVLKDNYWQLIHPDGSLLNSEKYDEIGVVCNQLIAVAKNGKFGYVNLQGDTVIDLNYDYDRGFIKQREFRDKLMIVACNNKYGIINQSGAVIVDFKYDELKNYKDGLVAFLQNNLWGLMTINGEMICQPQYLNIGSFQQGIAKFAKPQGEGYLNMQGIEITKQHFDYVFNFAENYGMVELDGKFGFVDNNGEISSWSIDQSVTSAEFDVENNVISIDLLQCSFDYVYNFSEGLAAVCKDNKWGFIDERHNFIVRPIYEAVEPFKDNYAKIKVGQYYGVINKSGKEIIKPQYQDIVQGSETSLFADGLILVKSAEGYGFINEQGKTIIPCHYHDANVFFEGLAAVRRDKLWGFINSQGHMIIFPAYQTNYNFKLKFSEGLAAVKKEDKYGYINSNGAIIIAFKYLGAEPFYYGKAAVKVENRWGFINALGEELVLPKYSEVRNFDANNTAIIRNNEAYGLLDCNGVELVKPQYDYIGNFSEGFATVSINKKSTFIDASGTVVFEKNFDSAYSFREGLCCVKKNNKWGVINENGQMLTDYSYDNIRNCHEGLIAVCKNKKWGYLNKYGEEIIKLRFDTVYDFQEGLAPVVIDDKWGFIDQEGNILR; this comes from the coding sequence GTGGGACAAGAAAAGATAACACTACGCTTTACAGAAGCATATTTATTTAGTGATGGTTATACCAAAGTTAAAGTTAAAACAGACTGGGGCTGTATTGATAATAAGGGCAAAGTGATAGTGCCGATTATGTATGAAGAGGTCAAAGTTTTTAAAAACACGGGGTTTGCTGTTAAATTAAATAGCTATTGGGGGTTATATAATACTACTGGAACGCTAGTAACGCCGATAGAATATGATGATTTAAAATTTATTGATAATCTTATTCTTGCTGAGAAAAATGGTAAATGGCTTTATTTGGATGAAAATGGGAGTCCTTTGTTTGGTGAAACTTATGATAAAATAGAATACTTTAGCGAAGATTTAGCACCGGTTAAACAGGGGGCGTACTGGGGTTTTATAAACCGAGAGGGCAAAGTGGTTATTGATTTTGTTTATGATTATGCTTATAATTTTGCTTATGGTTTGGCTACGGTAAAGAAAAATGATTTTTGGGGGATTATCAATAAAGCCGGTGCGGTCGTTGTTCCGTTTAGTTATAAGAGTGATTTTATAATTCCGTTTAATCATAAAATGATTTCCGTTTATGAAGACAATAAACATTTTTTTATCAATGTTGAAAATAATCTTAAATATGAGCAATATGATAATTGTAAAAAGGTTTTTGAGAACTTAGCGGCCGTTTCTTCCGCTGGTAAATGGGGCTTTATTAATATTGATGGTGAAGAAGTTATTAAATGTCAATATGATGAGGTTAGCTTTTTTAATCAAGGGCTAGCGAGCGTGTTAAAAGATAATTATTGGCAACTTATTCATCCTGACGGTAGTTTGCTAAATAGTGAAAAATATGATGAAATTGGTGTAGTCTGCAACCAATTAATCGCTGTTGCAAAAAATGGTAAATTTGGCTATGTTAATTTGCAGGGTGATACTGTTATTGACCTTAACTATGACTATGATAGAGGGTTCATTAAGCAGCGGGAGTTTAGGGATAAGCTGATGATTGTTGCTTGCAATAATAAATATGGAATTATTAATCAATCTGGCGCCGTGATAGTAGATTTTAAGTATGATGAATTGAAAAATTACAAAGATGGACTGGTTGCCTTTTTACAAAATAATTTATGGGGGCTAATGACAATAAATGGCGAAATGATTTGTCAGCCACAATATTTAAATATTGGTAGTTTTCAGCAGGGAATCGCAAAATTTGCCAAGCCACAAGGTGAAGGCTATCTTAATATGCAGGGAATAGAAATTACAAAGCAGCACTTTGACTATGTTTTTAATTTTGCAGAAAATTATGGGATGGTCGAACTTGACGGCAAGTTTGGGTTTGTTGATAATAATGGAGAAATTAGCAGCTGGAGTATTGATCAAAGCGTAACATCAGCAGAGTTTGATGTTGAAAATAATGTAATTAGCATTGACTTATTACAATGTAGTTTTGACTATGTTTATAATTTTAGTGAGGGCTTGGCGGCGGTTTGCAAAGATAACAAATGGGGCTTTATTGATGAGCGCCATAACTTTATTGTGAGACCAATATATGAGGCCGTAGAACCATTTAAAGATAATTACGCTAAAATCAAGGTGGGACAATATTATGGCGTTATTAATAAAAGTGGTAAGGAAATTATAAAACCACAGTATCAAGATATTGTTCAAGGATCCGAAACAAGTTTATTTGCAGATGGTTTGATTTTAGTAAAAAGTGCAGAGGGTTATGGGTTCATTAATGAACAGGGAAAAACAATTATTCCTTGTCATTATCACGATGCCAATGTTTTTTTTGAAGGTTTGGCAGCGGTACGGCGCGATAAATTATGGGGTTTTATCAATTCACAAGGTCATATGATTATTTTTCCAGCCTATCAAACAAACTATAATTTCAAACTGAAATTCTCAGAAGGGCTAGCGGCTGTTAAAAAAGAAGACAAATACGGCTATATTAACAGTAATGGTGCAATAATAATAGCCTTTAAGTATCTGGGAGCGGAGCCGTTTTATTATGGAAAAGCTGCAGTTAAGGTCGAAAATCGTTGGGGTTTTATCAATGCCTTGGGCGAAGAATTAGTGCTGCCTAAATATTCTGAGGTCAGAAATTTCGATGCTAATAATACGGCGATAATCAGAAATAACGAAGCCTATGGTTTATTAGACTGTAATGGAGTTGAGCTGGTTAAACCGCAATATGATTATATCGGTAACTTTTCGGAGGGGTTTGCGACAGTAAGCATTAACAAAAAAAGTACCTTTATTGATGCCAGTGGTACTGTAGTTTTTGAAAAAAATTTCGATAGTGCATACAGTTTTCGAGAGGGGCTTTGTTGCGTCAAAAAAAATAATAAATGGGGCGTTATTAATGAAAATGGTCAAATGTTGACAGATTATAGTTATGATAATATTAGAAATTGTCATGAAGGCTTGATTGCGGTTTGTAAAAATAAAAAATGGGGTTATTTAAATAAATATGGTGAAGAAATTATCAAGTTGCGGTTTGATACAGTTTATGATTTCCAAGAAGGGTTGGCCCCGGTTGTAATAGATGATAAATGGGGTTTTATTGATCAAGAGGGCAATATCTTACGATAA
- a CDS encoding TIGR00266 family protein: MGWYLELNGKQLGPMNLDQAKEHVKTNPNGFVWREGYLEWVPIEDVAELQVKSAVGGPPPRVANRPTNSKNSDEVDYKVFGAEMQFVEIELDPGESVVAEAGAMMYKDSSIEMDTIFGDGSAKSQQGGFMDKLMGAGKRLLTGESLFMTVFTHKGYNKAKAAFGAPYPGNIIPVNLAEMGGTIICQKDSFLCAAKGVSVGIYLQKKILTGLFGGEGFIMQKLEGDGMAFMHAGGTIVERVLNPGEVLHVDTGCVVAFEPSVQFDIQQAGNIKSALLGGEGLFFAVLQGPGKVWLQSLPFSRLAGRMLAAAPQQGGSREEGSILGKSVLGAGVLGGLGGFLGGDDE; this comes from the coding sequence GTGGGTTGGTATTTGGAGCTAAATGGTAAACAACTTGGGCCAATGAATTTGGATCAGGCTAAAGAACATGTTAAAACTAATCCTAACGGTTTTGTGTGGCGTGAGGGATATTTAGAATGGGTTCCAATAGAAGATGTTGCGGAGTTACAAGTTAAATCTGCAGTAGGCGGACCACCACCGCGCGTAGCTAATAGACCTACTAATTCCAAAAACTCTGATGAAGTTGATTATAAAGTTTTTGGGGCGGAAATGCAGTTTGTAGAAATTGAACTTGATCCCGGTGAAAGTGTAGTTGCTGAAGCAGGGGCTATGATGTATAAAGATAGTAGCATTGAAATGGATACAATCTTTGGTGATGGTTCAGCAAAAAGTCAACAAGGTGGCTTTATGGACAAGTTAATGGGGGCAGGTAAGCGCTTGCTAACCGGTGAAAGTTTATTTATGACTGTCTTTACGCATAAAGGTTATAATAAAGCAAAAGCTGCGTTTGGAGCGCCATATCCCGGCAATATTATTCCGGTCAATTTAGCGGAAATGGGCGGAACAATTATTTGTCAAAAAGATAGCTTTTTATGTGCGGCTAAAGGTGTTTCGGTAGGAATCTATTTACAAAAGAAAATTCTTACAGGCCTATTCGGTGGTGAAGGATTCATCATGCAAAAACTAGAGGGTGATGGTATGGCCTTTATGCATGCGGGCGGTACTATTGTGGAAAGAGTTTTAAATCCCGGTGAAGTTTTACATGTTGATACTGGTTGTGTTGTGGCGTTTGAACCTAGTGTTCAATTTGATATTCAACAAGCGGGGAATATTAAGTCAGCTTTATTGGGCGGTGAAGGTTTGTTCTTTGCGGTATTGCAAGGACCGGGTAAAGTTTGGTTACAATCTTTACCGTTTTCTCGTTTGGCAGGTAGGATGCTGGCAGCGGCTCCGCAACAAGGTGGTAGTAGAGAAGAAGGCAGTATTTTAGGAAAAAGTGTGCTAGGTGCTGGAGTATTAGGAGGACTAGGTGGATTTCTTGGTGGCGATGATGAATAG
- a CDS encoding class I SAM-dependent methyltransferase — translation MSFDKKAKDWDDNRRIQRSKVIAEKIIDYVNLQENFSGLEFGCGTGLISLNLYDKLDKITCIDTSSGMIKQLEDKVAEHNLDKITVTQLNINDDHDLKSEYDIIYSSMSLHHVTSLEETLQNFYDLLQDGGQLCIVDLDKEDGSFHSQESNFLGYNGFEQKELSQLLEQVGFNNVISETFYNDERSIGNRNIEYSLFIMKAQK, via the coding sequence TTGAGTTTTGATAAGAAAGCAAAAGACTGGGATGATAATAGACGTATTCAAAGGTCGAAAGTGATAGCTGAGAAAATAATAGATTATGTTAATTTACAGGAAAATTTTAGTGGACTGGAGTTTGGCTGTGGTACGGGGTTAATTAGTTTAAATTTATATGATAAGCTTGATAAAATAACTTGTATCGACACTTCTTCCGGGATGATTAAGCAATTGGAGGATAAGGTTGCCGAACATAATTTGGATAAGATAACGGTAACACAGCTAAATATTAATGATGATCATGATTTAAAGAGTGAATATGATATTATTTATAGTTCAATGTCACTACACCATGTTACTTCCTTAGAGGAAACCTTGCAAAATTTTTATGATTTATTACAAGACGGTGGTCAACTCTGTATTGTTGATTTGGATAAGGAAGATGGTAGTTTTCATTCGCAAGAAAGTAATTTTTTAGGATATAATGGTTTTGAACAAAAGGAGTTAAGTCAGTTGCTAGAGCAAGTAGGGTTTAATAATGTTATATCTGAGACCTTTTATAATGATGAAAGAAGTATTGGCAATAGAAATATTGAGTATTCATTATTTATTATGAAGGCACAAAAATAA
- a CDS encoding HD-GYP domain-containing protein has product MKFHDFHEIVDALSTALDAKSSYTCGHSDRVATISMLLAQDLGLSVKDQQIIHVAAHLHDIGKIGVPDNILNKPGKLTAEEFAIIKQHPVVGFEIVNKISHFSSIAEIVRHHHEKFDGTGYPDQLKSHEISIGAKIVALADSFDAMISKRSYKQALSINEALSEANRCVNTQFDPLVVYSLIKIIENGSLKLNCA; this is encoded by the coding sequence ATAAAGTTCCATGATTTTCACGAAATTGTCGACGCTTTATCAACGGCTTTGGATGCAAAAAGCTCTTATACCTGTGGCCATTCGGATAGAGTCGCCACAATTTCAATGTTATTAGCCCAAGATTTAGGGCTTAGCGTCAAAGACCAACAGATTATTCACGTTGCCGCCCATCTTCATGACATTGGTAAAATTGGCGTACCTGACAATATTTTAAACAAGCCCGGCAAATTAACAGCTGAAGAATTTGCTATTATCAAACAACATCCTGTAGTAGGCTTTGAAATTGTTAATAAAATTTCACATTTTTCCTCTATTGCAGAAATAGTACGACATCATCATGAAAAATTTGATGGTACAGGCTATCCCGACCAATTGAAAAGCCACGAAATTTCCATCGGTGCGAAAATTGTAGCGTTAGCTGATTCTTTTGATGCAATGATTAGTAAGCGCAGCTACAAGCAAGCACTAAGTATTAACGAGGCCTTGAGCGAAGCCAATCGTTGTGTTAATACACAGTTCGATCCATTAGTGGTATATAGTTTAATTAAAATCATTGAAAATGGGTCGCTAAAATTGAATTGTGCATAA
- a CDS encoding rubredoxin: protein MKKLFKCTVCSFIWEGEQAPDVCPKCGQPHDKYVELSQEIIDKVYQSEETNDIHMKIISLMNEAIELAKKGVEINLDPPCVSGFNKTINECYILKQIAKAEMENHIGKGKW, encoded by the coding sequence ATGAAAAAATTATTTAAGTGTACAGTTTGCAGTTTCATTTGGGAAGGAGAACAAGCACCGGATGTCTGTCCTAAATGTGGCCAGCCACATGATAAATATGTTGAGCTTAGCCAAGAAATTATTGATAAAGTATATCAATCAGAAGAAACTAATGACATCCATATGAAAATTATTTCTTTAATGAATGAAGCGATTGAATTAGCGAAAAAAGGTGTTGAAATTAATTTAGATCCACCATGTGTAAGTGGTTTTAATAAAACTATTAATGAATGCTATATCCTTAAACAAATAGCTAAAGCTGAAATGGAAAATCATATCGGCAAAGGTAAATGGTAA
- a CDS encoding diguanylate cyclase: MEIIKNQFRLFTAKSEDGYCFQRILLDENNLPYDYQIISVNEALLKIFQKNKDHFIGRRITDQLLFSAEFSNQLAKLYSNVSISKNTESKEIYYKELKKMILVTVFYMGKNSCVTRFSNVSEEKIVEKSFTEIFNYNPEFLVITDEKFKIVKVNKTFEQIAGNNLEVILYNGFLKFIHIEDIAETLNSLTKVNDVNPMVTFCNKLRKNNNTYIEVEWWCMLNKGYIYLSGRDVTAEKVMKRKIEQANKELLMLNEQLKEENEKLLKSAIKDELTGIYNRKFFEKRVVEEMEIADRANEHISLIIFDLDRFKLVNDNFGHQFGDEVLKRTTQIAGDLIRKTDFLNRVGGEEFAIILPNTNKAQAVFVAEKVRKALEDNKHFKVGQVTGSFGVAERMKAESLRSWYKRADNALYQAKNTGRNRVVDSDKIDIPLVSLQVQWRQEWNCGNDEIDEQHDKILQIANDLITKIYAGASHNECMDMIKLFLEYAVNHFATEERILMEIEYDGLIAHIKKHEYLTNKAIYLKECYEKKELQPAAFLSFIIDEVVVEHLTKEDTKFFALLKQS; the protein is encoded by the coding sequence GTGGAGATTATAAAAAATCAATTTAGGCTATTTACTGCTAAAAGTGAAGATGGATATTGTTTTCAGCGTATTTTATTAGATGAAAATAATCTGCCTTATGATTACCAGATTATTTCAGTTAATGAGGCTCTACTTAAGATTTTTCAAAAGAATAAAGATCATTTTATTGGTCGTAGAATAACTGATCAGTTGTTATTTTCGGCAGAGTTTAGCAATCAATTAGCAAAACTTTATAGTAATGTAAGTATCAGTAAAAATACGGAAAGTAAAGAGATTTATTATAAAGAACTGAAAAAAATGATTTTAGTAACAGTTTTTTATATGGGCAAAAACAGCTGTGTTACAAGGTTTTCGAATGTTTCTGAAGAGAAAATTGTGGAGAAGAGTTTTACTGAGATTTTCAATTATAATCCAGAGTTTTTGGTAATTACTGATGAAAAGTTTAAAATTGTAAAAGTTAATAAAACTTTTGAGCAGATTGCGGGAAATAATCTGGAGGTAATACTCTATAATGGCTTTTTAAAATTCATCCATATTGAGGATATTGCAGAGACTTTAAATAGTTTGACGAAAGTTAATGACGTCAATCCGATGGTTACTTTTTGTAATAAATTAAGAAAAAATAATAATACCTATATTGAAGTTGAATGGTGGTGTATGCTCAATAAAGGTTATATCTATTTGTCAGGCCGCGATGTTACGGCCGAAAAAGTAATGAAACGGAAAATCGAACAAGCAAACAAAGAGCTATTAATGTTAAATGAACAGCTTAAAGAAGAAAATGAAAAACTGCTTAAGTCCGCCATAAAAGATGAGTTAACTGGTATTTACAACAGAAAGTTTTTTGAAAAAAGAGTAGTTGAAGAGATGGAAATAGCAGATAGAGCTAATGAGCATATTTCTTTAATAATTTTTGATTTGGATCGCTTTAAATTGGTTAATGATAATTTTGGACATCAATTTGGCGATGAAGTTTTAAAGAGAACTACTCAAATTGCCGGAGATTTAATTAGAAAAACCGATTTTTTAAATAGAGTCGGGGGTGAAGAATTTGCGATAATTTTACCTAATACTAATAAAGCACAAGCGGTTTTTGTGGCAGAAAAAGTCAGAAAAGCTTTAGAGGATAATAAACATTTTAAAGTAGGACAAGTTACAGGAAGTTTCGGCGTGGCAGAGCGGATGAAAGCAGAGTCTTTACGTAGTTGGTATAAACGAGCTGATAATGCTCTATATCAAGCTAAAAATACCGGAAGAAATAGGGTGGTGGATAGCGATAAAATTGATATCCCGTTAGTTTCACTACAAGTACAGTGGCGTCAGGAATGGAATTGCGGAAATGATGAAATTGATGAGCAACATGATAAAATTTTACAAATTGCTAATGATTTGATTACAAAAATTTATGCTGGAGCTTCTCATAATGAGTGTATGGATATGATTAAGCTATTTTTAGAGTACGCGGTTAACCATTTTGCCACTGAAGAGCGTATTTTGATGGAAATTGAATATGATGGTTTAATAGCGCACATTAAAAAACATGAATATCTCACTAACAAAGCAATTTATCTAAAGGAATGTTATGAGAAAAAAGAATTGCAACCAGCGGCTTTTTTATCTTTCATTATTGATGAAGTTGTAGTGGAGCATCTAACGAAAGAAGATACTAAATTTTTTGCCTTGTTAAAACAGTCCTAA
- a CDS encoding dynamin family protein has product MKETSNRQLTIRKIKSKLLTAYEYFLEQQDQENAEKVQQLSAKVSSGEFAIAFCGHFSAGKSRMINSLIGEKLLPSSPIPTSANLVKVKAGEEYAKVFFKNEKPRLYLAPYEYDLVKQYCKDGDQIQEIEISHKNSNLPDKIMILDTPGIDSADDAHRVATESAIHLADLIFYVMDYNHVQSELNFMFTKELTEVGKEVYLVINQIDKHKEEEIDFCEFKNSVRKSFATWGVKPAGIFYTSLKDEHHQHNEFLQLQEFLEERLQNKDELLLESLESSLYKIIKEHFLKMKKQDNVKLQPYYELLAELSVEEQNELIEDVKQKQAYQTELEQMFFNADKEFDGEVAKIMKNAYLMPFQTRALAESYLEACQPNFKVGFLFTKQKTLAEKQRRLINFHQEIVDKTKSQLEWHLGQLLVKLVRHYKLEDTFILGQAQGFNIEVEVSLLEQAVKDGATLSGVYVINYSDEVANNIKNIALSKLADFKQNILSLLQQKVEEYKNKISQDQDSNSKYIKAWKKLEQAEKANDLAQEQLLTVVNESNRTGIDDNELFIEPEIEFEVIASDSTIVSEKIIAENKLEPEIISLTDCSVKACDLSETAVKLKKAAALIEVLPGFKKVSQELLEKAKSFDNKGFTVALFGAFSAGKSSFANALMGEKVLPVSPNPMTAAINKIKPVTAEYGHGTVLVKVKAEPAMLQDVNTALKLFDFKARTLAEALSYLPQIKLDDAQQGAKEKTNLTFLQAFAKGFSFFGDKLGSLLSTDLTAFEDYVAKEEKSCFVEWIDLYYDCELTRQGVTLVDTPGADSINARHTGVAFDYIKNSDAILFVTYYNHAFSKADQEFLIQLGRVKDSFQLDKMFFIINAIDLADNEEEKNNVVDYVKENLIKYGVRNPNLYPLSSLAALQEKTESLSLLSGMKDFEQAFYNFINNDLANIAVRAADNELVRVHNLLTGLVANINEDEVAKQQKRQGFKQEQVVIKNIIAQQVVDNILTDLGQENKELIYYIKQRVFLRFNDFFKNAFNPSVLKDDGRNLPKVLQSSLSELIEQLGFDLAQELRALTVRLEVFAEKILWQQQERIAQSVLAVNRNLAFAQFQFKAEQSLDFVSAFQELDLKMFNKTLTLFKNPKDFFEKNESKIMRTELANSLSGLADDYLKHEQARVETLYQEILRQNFARLLQDLTEESNDFYYGLLETLDGGVAPEELLMITNKIEQIIG; this is encoded by the coding sequence ATGAAAGAAACATCGAATCGTCAACTGACAATTCGTAAAATAAAAAGTAAGCTTTTAACGGCTTATGAATATTTTTTGGAACAACAAGATCAAGAAAATGCAGAAAAAGTACAACAATTAAGTGCTAAAGTCAGTAGCGGTGAATTTGCCATCGCTTTTTGTGGACATTTTTCAGCGGGTAAATCGCGGATGATAAATAGTTTGATTGGCGAAAAATTATTGCCGTCCAGTCCGATTCCGACCAGTGCTAATTTGGTTAAAGTAAAGGCAGGAGAAGAATATGCAAAGGTGTTTTTTAAAAATGAAAAGCCACGCCTTTATTTAGCACCATATGAGTATGACTTGGTAAAACAGTATTGTAAAGATGGTGACCAAATTCAAGAAATTGAAATCAGTCATAAAAATTCTAATTTGCCGGACAAAATTATGATTTTGGACACACCTGGTATTGATTCGGCGGATGATGCCCATAGAGTTGCGACAGAATCAGCCATTCACTTAGCTGATTTGATTTTTTATGTGATGGATTATAATCATGTGCAATCCGAACTTAATTTTATGTTTACCAAAGAACTAACGGAAGTTGGCAAGGAAGTTTATCTGGTGATTAATCAGATTGATAAACATAAAGAAGAAGAAATTGATTTTTGTGAATTCAAAAATAGCGTGAGAAAATCGTTTGCAACTTGGGGGGTAAAACCGGCGGGGATTTTTTATACTTCGTTGAAAGATGAACATCATCAGCATAATGAATTTTTGCAGTTACAAGAGTTTTTGGAGGAGCGCCTACAAAATAAAGATGAGCTGTTGCTAGAATCATTGGAGAGTTCCTTGTATAAAATTATCAAAGAGCATTTTCTCAAGATGAAAAAGCAAGATAATGTAAAGCTACAACCTTATTATGAGTTGTTGGCGGAACTTAGTGTGGAAGAACAAAATGAGTTAATTGAGGATGTTAAACAAAAACAGGCTTATCAAACAGAGCTGGAGCAGATGTTTTTTAATGCCGATAAAGAGTTTGATGGTGAAGTAGCAAAGATAATGAAAAACGCATACTTAATGCCGTTTCAAACCAGAGCCTTAGCGGAAAGTTATTTAGAAGCGTGTCAGCCTAATTTTAAAGTAGGCTTTTTATTTACGAAGCAAAAAACTTTAGCGGAAAAGCAACGACGCTTAATTAATTTTCATCAGGAAATTGTTGATAAAACCAAAAGCCAGTTAGAATGGCATTTGGGGCAGTTATTAGTGAAGCTGGTTAGACATTATAAATTGGAAGATACTTTTATATTAGGGCAAGCTCAAGGTTTTAATATCGAGGTGGAAGTAAGTTTATTAGAACAGGCGGTTAAAGATGGGGCAACTTTATCCGGTGTTTATGTTATAAATTATAGTGATGAAGTAGCTAACAATATAAAAAATATTGCGCTCAGTAAATTAGCTGATTTTAAGCAGAATATTTTGTCATTGTTACAACAAAAGGTTGAGGAATATAAAAATAAAATTTCTCAAGACCAAGATAGTAACAGTAAATATATTAAAGCTTGGAAAAAGTTAGAGCAAGCTGAAAAGGCCAATGATTTAGCGCAAGAACAGTTGCTGACAGTAGTTAATGAGAGTAATAGAACCGGTATTGATGATAATGAGTTATTTATAGAACCGGAAATTGAGTTTGAAGTTATTGCTAGTGATAGTACTATAGTTTCAGAAAAAATAATTGCAGAAAATAAATTAGAACCTGAAATAATAAGTTTAACAGATTGTAGTGTTAAGGCTTGTGACCTTAGTGAAACTGCTGTTAAGTTAAAAAAGGCCGCAGCGTTAATTGAAGTTTTACCGGGGTTTAAAAAAGTCTCACAAGAATTACTAGAAAAAGCGAAGAGTTTTGATAACAAAGGGTTTACGGTAGCTTTGTTTGGTGCCTTTAGTGCCGGAAAATCATCTTTTGCGAATGCCTTAATGGGAGAAAAGGTTTTACCGGTTTCGCCGAATCCGATGACAGCGGCCATTAATAAAATTAAGCCAGTCACCGCAGAATATGGCCATGGGACAGTGCTTGTCAAAGTTAAAGCTGAGCCTGCGATGTTGCAGGATGTTAATACTGCGTTGAAGTTGTTTGATTTTAAAGCCCGAACTTTAGCAGAAGCGTTGTCTTATTTACCACAAATAAAGCTTGATGATGCTCAACAGGGGGCGAAGGAAAAGACTAATCTTACTTTTTTACAAGCCTTTGCGAAAGGATTCAGCTTTTTTGGCGATAAACTTGGTTCGTTATTAAGCACCGATCTAACTGCATTTGAAGATTATGTTGCCAAAGAAGAAAAATCCTGTTTTGTAGAGTGGATTGATTTATATTATGACTGTGAGCTTACGCGACAAGGCGTAACCTTGGTTGATACTCCGGGGGCTGATTCCATTAATGCTCGTCATACCGGTGTGGCTTTTGACTATATTAAAAATTCTGATGCCATTTTATTTGTAACGTATTATAATCATGCTTTCTCAAAGGCCGACCAAGAATTTTTAATTCAATTAGGACGGGTTAAGGATTCCTTCCAATTAGATAAGATGTTTTTTATTATTAATGCGATTGATTTGGCTGATAATGAAGAAGAAAAAAATAATGTAGTAGATTATGTTAAAGAGAACTTAATAAAATACGGTGTGAGAAATCCGAATTTATATCCATTATCGAGTCTGGCGGCATTGCAGGAAAAAACTGAAAGTTTGTCCTTGTTATCAGGCATGAAGGACTTTGAACAGGCCTTTTATAATTTTATTAATAATGACTTAGCCAATATTGCAGTGAGAGCAGCTGATAATGAACTGGTAAGAGTTCACAATTTGCTTACGGGTTTAGTAGCTAATATTAATGAAGATGAAGTCGCAAAACAGCAGAAACGTCAAGGTTTTAAGCAGGAACAAGTTGTTATCAAAAACATCATTGCACAACAAGTTGTTGATAATATATTGACTGATTTAGGACAAGAAAATAAAGAGTTAATTTATTATATTAAGCAAAGAGTGTTTTTGCGCTTTAATGATTTCTTTAAAAATGCCTTTAATCCTAGTGTTTTAAAAGATGATGGACGAAATTTGCCAAAAGTATTACAAAGTTCGTTAAGTGAGCTAATTGAGCAACTAGGCTTTGATTTGGCACAAGAATTGAGAGCTTTGACGGTTCGGCTGGAGGTTTTTGCTGAGAAAATATTATGGCAACAACAAGAACGGATTGCCCAATCTGTTTTGGCAGTAAATCGTAACTTAGCTTTTGCGCAGTTTCAATTTAAGGCTGAACAAAGCTTGGATTTTGTTAGTGCGTTTCAAGAGCTGGATTTAAAGATGTTTAACAAGACCCTAACCTTATTTAAAAATCCTAAAGATTTCTTTGAAAAAAACGAAAGTAAAATCATGAGAACAGAGCTAGCTAATAGCTTGAGTGGATTAGCTGATGATTATTTAAAGCATGAACAAGCTAGAGTTGAGACCTTATATCAAGAAATTTTACGGCAAAATTTTGCCAGATTATTGCAAGATCTTACTGAAGAGAGTAATGATTTTTATTATGGTTTATTGGAAACATTAGATGGTGGTGTAGCGCCGGAAGAACTATTAATGATAACAAACAAGATAGAACAAATCATAGGCTAA
- a CDS encoding radical SAM protein, which produces ASNYACEFSCIPYEIFIPLLNDDDFKFLEEEELPTEYKPQLMDLIDL; this is translated from the coding sequence GTGCCAGCAACTATGCTTGTGAATTTTCCTGTATTCCTTACGAAATTTTCATTCCGTTATTAAACGATGATGATTTTAAGTTTTTAGAAGAAGAAGAACTACCAACAGAATATAAACCACAACTAATGGACTTGATAGATTTATAA